One part of the Enterococcus sp. DIV1094 genome encodes these proteins:
- a CDS encoding glycosyltransferase family 2 protein, whose translation MKISIVIPCFNEEKTVPLFFDEVEKFRGDYEFEYLFIDDGSSDGTLAAIKELANAHESVRFVAFSRNFGKEAALYAGLQASTGDLVTVMDVDLQDPPELLPVMIDKVIHSDIDCIGTRRSTREGEPAIRSFFAKKFYQLINRISDTEMVDGARDYRMMTRQMVDAVLELAEYNRFSKGLFSWVGFKTEYLSFENRERVAGETSWSFWKLFNYSIDGIVNFSDTPLTIASFVGALSCIGSGIAIFFIILRALLFGDPTSGWPSLVSIVLFIGGIQLLCLGIIGKYIGKIFLETKKRPVYIVRETEKQKAHQIGEQTDK comes from the coding sequence ATGAAAATATCAATTGTCATCCCTTGTTTTAATGAAGAAAAAACTGTCCCACTTTTTTTTGATGAAGTCGAAAAATTTCGTGGCGACTATGAATTCGAGTACTTGTTCATCGATGATGGGTCAAGCGACGGTACATTGGCAGCCATTAAAGAATTAGCAAACGCACATGAATCCGTTCGTTTTGTCGCTTTTTCACGAAACTTTGGAAAAGAAGCCGCACTATATGCCGGACTTCAAGCTTCCACAGGAGATCTAGTCACTGTCATGGACGTCGATTTACAAGATCCTCCGGAATTGTTACCAGTAATGATCGATAAAGTCATCCACTCCGATATCGATTGTATCGGTACACGCCGTTCCACTCGAGAAGGTGAACCAGCAATCCGTAGTTTCTTTGCGAAAAAATTTTACCAACTGATCAATCGCATCAGTGACACAGAGATGGTCGATGGGGCAAGAGATTACCGCATGATGACTCGCCAAATGGTGGATGCCGTCTTAGAATTAGCTGAATACAATCGCTTTTCAAAAGGACTATTCAGTTGGGTAGGCTTTAAAACGGAATATCTATCATTTGAAAATCGTGAACGAGTAGCCGGCGAAACTTCTTGGTCTTTTTGGAAATTATTCAATTATTCAATCGACGGCATCGTCAATTTTTCTGACACTCCATTGACGATTGCCTCATTTGTTGGCGCATTGTCATGTATCGGTTCAGGAATCGCTATCTTCTTTATTATTCTACGAGCATTATTATTTGGCGATCCAACATCCGGTTGGCCTTCACTCGTATCGATCGTTTTATTCATCGGCGGGATCCAACTACTTTGCCTTGGTATCATCGGGAAATACATCGGGAAAATCTTCCTTGAAACAAAAAAACGTCCGGTTTATATCGTACGGGAAACTGAAAAACAAAAAGCCCACCAAATTGGTGAACAAACAGACAAATAA
- a CDS encoding MalY/PatB family protein, translated as MSFNEQIDRKGTYCTQWDYIEDRFGKNDLLPFTISDTDFKVPTGVEVALQERLRHPIFGYTRWNHSDFKAAVAHWYKEHFGHQIDEDWLVYSPSVIYSIKQLICLLSEPGEGVIIQTPAYDAFYKLIAGNDRKLVMNELIYQNGTYQLDFENLSQLLERPENKILLLCSPHNPTGRVWTKKELVNIIELAKKNEVFIISDEIHMDILRKGQQHRPLTEFIQKNVAVVTSGSKTFNFPGLIFSYGLIPDPSLRQRFLHQMKEADGLSSTSIFGLVATISAYEKEGSWVTELNQYIDDNIAFVTTYLKQHHPEIIVTKSEATYLMWLDCSQVPFNMEQLQQRMIERGKVAIMSGEVYGETSHNFLRLNVGCPRKKLEEGLRRLTESLG; from the coding sequence ATGTCATTCAATGAACAGATCGATCGGAAAGGGACGTATTGTACGCAGTGGGATTATATTGAAGACCGCTTCGGTAAAAATGATCTCTTGCCGTTTACGATTTCTGATACCGATTTTAAAGTACCAACAGGCGTTGAAGTTGCGCTCCAAGAAAGGTTACGACATCCAATTTTTGGTTATACTCGTTGGAATCACTCAGATTTCAAAGCAGCGGTTGCTCACTGGTACAAAGAGCATTTTGGACACCAGATCGACGAAGACTGGTTGGTGTATAGTCCTTCCGTTATCTATAGTATCAAACAACTGATCTGCTTATTAAGTGAACCTGGCGAAGGCGTCATTATACAGACACCGGCTTATGATGCCTTTTATAAACTGATTGCTGGAAATGATCGTAAACTAGTAATGAATGAATTGATCTATCAAAACGGCACTTACCAATTGGATTTTGAAAATTTGTCCCAGTTACTTGAGCGACCTGAGAATAAAATTTTGTTATTGTGTAGTCCCCATAATCCAACAGGTAGAGTGTGGACAAAAAAGGAATTAGTGAACATCATCGAGCTTGCCAAAAAAAACGAGGTATTCATTATTTCGGATGAGATCCACATGGACATTCTAAGAAAAGGACAACAGCATCGACCATTGACAGAATTCATCCAAAAAAATGTCGCAGTCGTCACATCAGGAAGTAAAACCTTTAATTTTCCTGGGTTGATTTTTTCTTACGGATTGATCCCAGATCCATCTTTACGTCAACGATTTTTGCATCAGATGAAAGAAGCTGATGGACTCAGCTCAACGAGTATTTTTGGATTAGTTGCGACGATTTCAGCATATGAAAAGGAAGGCAGTTGGGTCACTGAACTCAATCAGTACATTGATGACAATATTGCTTTTGTCACTACGTACCTCAAACAACATCATCCAGAAATCATCGTGACAAAAAGCGAAGCCACCTACTTGATGTGGCTCGATTGTTCGCAAGTACCATTCAATATGGAACAGCTTCAACAACGCATGATCGAACGTGGAAAGGTAGCAATCATGTCTGGTGAAGTGTATGGAGAAACCAGTCATAATTTTTTACGATTGAATGTGGGATGTCCACGGAAGAAATTGGAAGAAGGATTGCGGCGATTGACAGAAAGTTTAGGATAA
- the malX gene encoding maltose/glucose-specific PTS transporter subunit IIBC produces the protein MQKGKKASWMEIFQGLGKTFMLPVALLAFMGLFLGIGSAFSAESAITAFPFLGAGWLQVIFRFMSTIGGFAFSYLPVMFAMAIPLGLARKEKGVAAFSGFVGYVVMQLSINFYLQETNQLAASEQLREAGQEMVFGIQTLSMGVLGGIIVGLIVYQLHTRFYQFQLPDSFAFFSGTRFVPIITSVTLAIVGVLIPMVWPIFAMLITGIGNLIQRSGAFGPFLFGSGERLLLPFGLHHILVSMIRFTEAGGSQVINGQEVFGALNIFYNELQQGLAISPSATAFLSQGKMPTFMFGLPAAALAMYQTARPENRSKIKGLLISGVIATFVTGITEPIEFLFLFISPLLWGFHVLMTGAGFMVMSLLGVTIGNTDGGILDFIIFGVMQGSYTKWWLVLLVGACWFGIYYFTFKTVILRKNLKTPGREEATAETEYTEEEVSYKGKGIVDAHGVLAALGGAENITSLDNCITRLRLVVNDGSIVDDDRLKKLGALGVVHLDDTNVQVIIGTKVTTVRNQLDDILSF, from the coding sequence ATGCAAAAAGGAAAGAAAGCAAGTTGGATGGAGATTTTTCAAGGGTTAGGAAAAACGTTTATGTTGCCCGTCGCACTGTTAGCCTTCATGGGATTGTTCCTCGGAATCGGGAGTGCTTTTTCCGCTGAATCAGCAATCACTGCTTTTCCATTTTTAGGTGCTGGTTGGTTACAGGTGATCTTTCGGTTTATGTCCACGATCGGCGGGTTTGCGTTTAGCTATTTACCTGTGATGTTTGCGATGGCGATACCATTAGGCTTAGCACGTAAAGAAAAAGGTGTGGCTGCTTTTTCAGGTTTTGTCGGGTATGTAGTGATGCAATTATCGATCAATTTTTATTTGCAAGAAACGAATCAATTGGCAGCGAGTGAACAATTACGTGAAGCAGGTCAAGAAATGGTTTTTGGCATCCAAACTTTATCCATGGGTGTATTGGGTGGGATCATTGTCGGGCTGATCGTTTATCAGCTGCATACGCGATTCTACCAATTTCAATTACCAGATAGTTTTGCCTTTTTCTCAGGAACACGTTTCGTGCCTATCATTACCTCAGTAACTTTAGCAATCGTTGGTGTGTTGATTCCAATGGTTTGGCCAATTTTTGCCATGTTGATCACTGGGATCGGAAATTTGATCCAACGTTCTGGGGCTTTTGGACCATTCTTATTCGGTTCAGGAGAACGGCTATTGTTGCCATTTGGCTTACATCATATTTTAGTATCGATGATCCGATTTACAGAAGCTGGCGGAAGTCAGGTCATTAACGGACAAGAAGTCTTTGGCGCGCTAAATATTTTTTATAATGAATTGCAACAAGGACTAGCGATCTCGCCTAGTGCCACTGCTTTTCTTTCACAAGGGAAAATGCCAACATTTATGTTTGGGCTGCCTGCCGCGGCTCTTGCGATGTATCAAACGGCAAGGCCAGAGAATCGTTCGAAAATCAAAGGCTTGCTGATTTCAGGTGTGATCGCTACCTTTGTAACAGGGATCACCGAACCGATCGAATTCTTATTTCTATTTATTAGTCCGCTTCTATGGGGCTTCCACGTATTGATGACTGGTGCCGGGTTTATGGTCATGAGTCTATTAGGGGTAACGATTGGTAATACCGATGGTGGCATCTTAGACTTTATTATTTTCGGAGTTATGCAGGGCTCTTATACCAAATGGTGGCTGGTTTTACTTGTGGGGGCTTGTTGGTTTGGGATTTATTATTTTACGTTCAAAACAGTGATTTTACGCAAAAACTTGAAAACACCAGGACGTGAAGAAGCGACTGCTGAGACAGAATATACGGAGGAAGAAGTCTCCTACAAAGGAAAAGGCATAGTTGATGCGCATGGGGTCTTGGCTGCTTTAGGCGGTGCTGAGAATATTACTTCTTTAGATAATTGTATTACGCGTCTACGGTTAGTGGTGAATGACGGATCGATCGTTGACGATGACCGACTGAAAAAATTAGGCGCATTAGGTGTGGTCCACTTGGATGATACGAATGTGCAAGTCATTATAGGAACAAAAGTGACGACCGTAAGAAATCAATTGGATGACATCTTGTCGTTCTAA
- a CDS encoding MurR/RpiR family transcriptional regulator: MNQFYKRIQYKFSELNQVEKNILDYCLHQSKKVSSMTAEELATETFTSQSTITRMAKKLGFKGFQEFKFALKSYRSLEETSDPTDSSNEFKPLINEILRQFTETLDKIEPKQIDQAINMIRQARRIELFALGQSIPVAVSLNRKLHFLGKNVGHSTDWDELRAVSKQLGKEDLAIFISHSGETLGMLDYAKRLKERKVPLLSFIGQPTSSLEELSTVAFIAEMLTIYHQNIDLSPRVSLDILLDILMIHYAKQVASQNEDSNL, from the coding sequence ATGAACCAATTTTATAAGAGGATCCAATATAAATTTTCTGAATTGAATCAAGTGGAAAAAAATATCTTAGATTATTGTTTACATCAATCAAAAAAAGTTTCCTCAATGACAGCCGAAGAATTAGCGACCGAGACATTTACGAGTCAATCGACTATTACGCGGATGGCAAAAAAACTTGGCTTCAAAGGCTTTCAAGAATTTAAATTCGCACTAAAAAGTTATCGATCTTTAGAAGAAACGAGTGATCCAACTGATTCATCAAATGAATTTAAACCGTTGATCAATGAGATTCTTCGCCAGTTTACGGAGACTTTAGATAAAATCGAGCCAAAACAAATCGATCAGGCAATCAACATGATTAGACAAGCACGACGCATTGAACTGTTTGCCTTGGGACAAAGCATACCTGTCGCTGTTTCGCTTAATCGAAAATTGCATTTTCTTGGTAAAAATGTGGGGCATTCAACCGATTGGGACGAGTTGCGGGCAGTGAGTAAACAGCTAGGAAAAGAAGATCTTGCGATTTTTATTAGTCATAGTGGTGAAACATTAGGAATGCTCGATTATGCCAAACGATTAAAGGAGCGAAAGGTTCCGTTACTTTCCTTTATTGGTCAACCCACAAGTTCATTAGAAGAATTATCGACGGTTGCGTTTATTGCGGAAATGTTGACGATCTATCATCAAAATATTGATTTAAGTCCAAGAGTTTCATTGGACATTTTATTAGATATTTTGATGATCCACTATGCGAAACAAGTGGCCTCGCAGAATGAAGATTCTAATTTATGA
- a CDS encoding glucosamine-6-phosphate deaminase, which produces MDLVIAKDYETLSEVTAGIVLEKMLKHRRVNLSLTTGNSPKMAYEILVDKLSKLQMDTSMIHYYNFDEVALKDKQYGLTMSGLKKALYEPIGVAPENIHELTIENYQEIDKKIAQVGGLDLVLMGLGEDGHFCGNMPGYTDFSKETYSIPVIPGDQMYESLQEHLGEEPGDYFVTFGPKTVMAAKHLVLIVNGEHKAEIIKQVIEGPVTEKIPASILMTHPNITVILDEAAAKSLK; this is translated from the coding sequence ATGGATTTAGTGATTGCAAAAGATTATGAAACACTTAGTGAAGTAACAGCAGGGATCGTCTTAGAGAAGATGTTGAAGCATAGAAGAGTGAACTTGTCTTTGACAACAGGAAATTCGCCTAAGATGGCTTATGAGATTTTGGTTGATAAGCTTAGTAAATTACAGATGGATACATCTATGATCCATTATTATAATTTTGATGAAGTGGCGCTGAAGGATAAGCAGTATGGTTTGACTATGTCAGGACTAAAAAAAGCTCTTTATGAGCCTATCGGAGTCGCTCCTGAGAATATTCACGAACTGACTATTGAGAATTATCAGGAGATTGACAAAAAAATTGCTCAAGTAGGTGGCTTGGATTTAGTTTTGATGGGGCTTGGTGAGGATGGTCATTTTTGCGGGAATATGCCAGGATACACGGATTTTAGCAAGGAAACATACAGTATTCCAGTCATTCCTGGAGATCAGATGTACGAATCGTTGCAAGAACATCTGGGAGAAGAACCTGGGGATTACTTCGTGACATTTGGACCAAAGACGGTCATGGCAGCGAAACATCTAGTGTTGATCGTTAATGGGGAACATAAAGCAGAAATCATTAAACAAGTCATTGAAGGACCGGTAACAGAGAAAATCCCTGCATCCATTTTGATGACTCATCCAAATATCACAGTGATTTTAGATGAAGCTGCAGCAAAATCATTAAAATAA
- a CDS encoding Abi family protein, whose protein sequence is MKSFKTLDEQLEILKSRGLLFSDEDSAKKQLSFYGYYEIINGYKDFLLEKPVLKTEEEKFIKNSTFDHIYSLFVMDKTLISAVIDATCDIEMFMRAVTAYVISKNISEDDKIYLSRRHYASGKKNKNGKGAKIDQLITKFHKIINDDIEPMKHYRESHQNVPPWIMLKGSSFGNLVNFYKLQKPKNKAEIVSMMLGIPKEMVTNEEVSMFTDMIFLCHSYRNRAAHGGRMYNYRSIKSSIRFNRNFHLRANVTEADYRNGKGQSCLGTLYQSLTWFDNQVAMNQLRAGIYVALNNHLKIYPEDYDLIISETNLDPNIFIEKI, encoded by the coding sequence ATGAAGTCATTCAAAACATTAGATGAACAACTAGAGATTTTGAAATCGAGGGGACTTTTGTTTTCAGATGAAGATTCTGCAAAAAAGCAATTATCTTTTTATGGGTACTATGAAATAATAAATGGCTATAAAGATTTTTTGTTAGAGAAGCCTGTACTAAAAACTGAAGAAGAAAAATTTATCAAAAATAGTACATTTGATCATATTTACTCACTATTTGTAATGGACAAGACATTGATTTCAGCTGTAATTGATGCTACTTGTGACATAGAGATGTTTATGAGAGCTGTAACAGCATATGTAATTAGTAAGAATATTAGTGAGGATGATAAAATCTATTTAAGTCGTAGACATTATGCATCTGGAAAGAAAAATAAAAATGGAAAAGGAGCTAAAATCGATCAGTTAATTACCAAATTCCACAAGATAATCAATGATGATATTGAACCAATGAAACATTATCGGGAGTCTCATCAGAATGTTCCACCATGGATTATGTTAAAAGGGAGTTCTTTTGGTAATTTAGTGAATTTCTACAAATTACAAAAGCCTAAAAATAAAGCTGAGATTGTATCTATGATGCTAGGAATACCTAAAGAAATGGTAACAAACGAAGAAGTTAGTATGTTTACTGATATGATATTCTTGTGTCATAGTTATAGAAATCGTGCTGCCCATGGAGGTCGTATGTATAACTATCGTTCGATAAAATCTTCAATCAGATTCAATAGAAATTTTCATTTAAGAGCGAACGTTACGGAGGCAGATTATAGAAATGGAAAAGGACAGTCTTGTTTGGGAACGCTATACCAATCACTAACTTGGTTTGATAATCAGGTAGCTATGAACCAGCTAAGGGCAGGAATCTACGTAGCTCTGAACAACCATCTAAAAATTTATCCAGAAGACTATGACTTGATTATTTCAGAAACAAATTTAGATCCAAATATATTTATAGAAAAAATTTGA
- a CDS encoding DUF5960 family protein, translated as MIIHKNVMLWFFHDPKKKFEKELYKYWNSEIDFKLVENKLLIHLYESNKNYFMLPASKTKNNMKVYFLFDIVTDVPNTRLQHRRYDFKKRLFINPGQVDLA; from the coding sequence ATGATAATCCATAAAAATGTAATGCTCTGGTTCTTTCATGATCCAAAGAAAAAATTCGAAAAAGAACTATATAAATACTGGAATTCCGAAATTGATTTCAAACTTGTAGAAAATAAGCTGTTAATCCACTTATACGAATCAAATAAAAACTATTTTATGCTACCTGCTTCTAAGACGAAAAATAATATGAAAGTATATTTTTTATTCGATATTGTCACAGATGTTCCTAATACAAGATTGCAGCATCGAAGGTATGATTTTAAGAAACGTTTGTTTATAAATCCTGGGCAGGTTGATTTGGCATGA
- a CDS encoding D-serine ammonia-lyase, protein MTNKIDRLLRALQSYQEVCWINPNFGERKTSCFTINDVIDASKRLQRFAPYIAKVFPETKATGGIIESELVEIPNMLDKIKEKEHFETNSKLYFKCDNNLPVSGSIKARGGIYEVLTFAEKVALDSGKLTIDSNYAILANDEFKNIFSNYSIIVGSTGNLGLSVGIMGAKLGFQTTVHMSNEAKSWKKRLLREMGVVVKEYEGNFSKAVALGRAETVKKPNSYFIDDEASKDLFLGYSVAALRLQTQLKEKNIEVSEDHPLYVHLPCGVGGSPGGIAFGLSCIFGDAVKIFFVEPTHAPSMLLGLYTGLHDNISVQDIAIDGKTAADGLAVGRPSRLVGKIIEPILYATSTVQDERLYQYLTLLADSENIYVEPSSTAGIASFVNINRAFASKKPWINSGTHIIWGTGGNMVPEEEMAQYYKKGLSLLNF, encoded by the coding sequence ATGACTAATAAAATAGATCGTTTATTAAGAGCATTGCAATCATATCAAGAAGTTTGCTGGATAAATCCAAATTTTGGAGAAAGAAAAACTTCATGTTTTACCATAAATGATGTGATAGACGCTTCTAAACGGCTACAAAGGTTTGCTCCATACATTGCTAAAGTTTTTCCTGAGACTAAAGCTACTGGTGGTATCATCGAGTCAGAATTAGTTGAGATTCCTAACATGTTGGATAAAATAAAAGAAAAAGAACACTTCGAAACAAACAGTAAACTATATTTTAAATGTGACAATAATCTCCCTGTATCTGGTTCAATTAAAGCCAGAGGTGGAATCTATGAAGTTTTGACGTTTGCTGAAAAAGTTGCGCTGGATTCTGGAAAACTAACAATTGATAGTAATTATGCTATTCTAGCAAATGATGAATTCAAAAATATTTTTTCTAATTATTCAATCATTGTGGGTTCTACAGGGAATTTAGGACTTAGTGTCGGAATCATGGGAGCAAAGTTAGGGTTTCAGACGACTGTCCACATGTCTAATGAAGCAAAAAGCTGGAAAAAGCGTTTGTTGAGAGAAATGGGTGTTGTTGTCAAAGAGTACGAAGGTAATTTTAGCAAAGCTGTAGCTTTAGGGCGAGCAGAAACAGTAAAGAAACCCAACAGTTATTTCATCGATGATGAAGCTTCAAAAGATTTATTTCTAGGATACTCTGTAGCTGCACTAAGACTACAAACTCAATTAAAAGAAAAAAATATTGAAGTCTCCGAAGATCATCCTCTATATGTCCATCTTCCTTGTGGTGTAGGTGGTAGTCCAGGTGGAATTGCCTTTGGATTGTCCTGCATTTTTGGTGATGCTGTAAAAATATTTTTTGTAGAGCCTACTCACGCTCCATCCATGTTACTTGGCCTGTATACAGGATTACACGACAACATTTCAGTGCAAGATATTGCAATCGATGGTAAGACAGCTGCTGATGGATTAGCCGTCGGCCGCCCATCGCGTTTAGTCGGCAAAATCATAGAACCGATTTTATATGCTACTTCGACTGTTCAAGATGAAAGATTATATCAATATTTAACATTGCTTGCGGATAGTGAAAACATCTATGTGGAACCTTCATCCACTGCTGGGATTGCATCATTTGTGAATATAAATCGAGCATTCGCATCGAAAAAACCTTGGATAAACTCTGGCACACACATAATTTGGGGAACGGGTGGTAATATGGTCCCAGAAGAAGAAATGGCTCAATATTACAAAAAAGGATTGTCTTTACTTAATTTCTAA
- a CDS encoding DUF3037 domain-containing protein — MNDAIKINYSICNYIPSIIRQESVIFGIVIHCPSEEYSKFHRTKNINRLKSFDDEFDKDYMELMSETFSYYFDYPSLELEDYDEERFDNIHSDNFISNITKYYVNEFKFSEVRELVSSRAALLEDINDLIRTYLYYDRPKSERITTPEVKRLLSKELRNLNLKEHVKVPKIHDLAEREVVDFEYNTTLVKVLSFDYKRKTDIIDQINKFQIDMLENHDYFYKKNIKVVMGNSEFYDEDFMDSVKKKLCCLAPNIEIISIGEYTNNLIFQGLN; from the coding sequence ATGAATGACGCAATAAAAATAAATTATTCTATATGTAATTATATTCCCAGTATAATTCGACAAGAATCCGTAATTTTTGGTATTGTTATTCACTGCCCTTCTGAAGAGTATTCTAAATTTCATAGGACTAAGAATATTAATAGGCTTAAATCTTTTGATGACGAATTTGATAAAGATTATATGGAATTAATGAGTGAGACATTCTCTTACTACTTTGATTATCCTTCTTTGGAGTTAGAAGATTATGATGAGGAACGATTCGATAATATACATTCTGATAATTTTATTTCTAATATAACAAAATATTATGTTAATGAATTTAAATTTTCAGAAGTGAGAGAACTCGTTTCCTCTCGGGCTGCTTTATTAGAAGATATTAATGATTTAATAAGGACTTATCTGTATTACGATAGACCTAAGTCAGAGAGGATTACGACACCAGAAGTTAAACGATTATTGAGTAAAGAACTTAGAAACTTGAATTTAAAAGAGCATGTTAAAGTACCGAAGATACACGATTTGGCAGAACGAGAAGTAGTTGATTTTGAGTATAACACTACTTTAGTTAAGGTATTGAGCTTCGATTATAAAAGGAAAACTGATATAATTGATCAAATTAATAAATTTCAAATTGATATGTTAGAAAATCACGATTACTTTTATAAAAAAAACATCAAAGTTGTTATGGGGAATTCTGAATTTTATGATGAAGATTTTATGGACTCTGTTAAAAAAAAATTATGCTGTTTGGCCCCTAATATAGAAATTATTTCAATTGGGGAATATACTAATAATTTAATTTTTCAAGGATTAAATTAG
- a CDS encoding HipA family kinase: protein MSTIRKVTNYLGRIPNGVTQPVRVQADDGKVYVMKYLHDFCSAKILYNELIAYRLGKLLEIPMPDCTVAELSEAVISKTPHLLETNALACTCFLSEYRAGTPKISPILARNTINGTDISKILVFDQIILNNDRAKNDGNLYYDKKEKKVLAIDHSHIFINGEIWSANELRQLKGKSPMVVDNLLGRNYRAFSSQLTGYNCYNNTKDKIKNLNKTDVQSVFQDIPDDWGIKLEEIESSFELIWEQMKQIEGITIQLQNAYSKRKGG, encoded by the coding sequence GTGAGTACAATACGAAAAGTTACGAATTATTTAGGCCGGATTCCAAATGGAGTAACACAACCTGTTAGAGTACAGGCTGATGATGGAAAAGTTTATGTAATGAAATATTTACATGACTTTTGCAGTGCTAAAATTTTATATAATGAGTTGATCGCTTACAGGCTTGGGAAATTGCTTGAAATTCCAATGCCTGATTGTACGGTTGCTGAATTATCTGAAGCAGTCATTTCTAAAACACCGCATTTGTTAGAAACGAATGCCCTTGCTTGTACTTGCTTTCTAAGCGAATATAGAGCTGGTACTCCAAAAATTTCACCTATTTTAGCACGAAACACTATTAATGGAACAGATATTTCTAAGATTTTAGTTTTTGATCAAATAATTTTGAATAATGATAGAGCTAAAAATGATGGGAATTTGTATTATGATAAAAAAGAGAAAAAAGTTTTGGCAATTGATCATTCTCACATATTTATTAACGGAGAGATTTGGTCTGCAAACGAGCTTAGACAGTTAAAAGGAAAAAGTCCTATGGTGGTAGATAATTTACTTGGGAGAAATTATCGGGCATTTTCTTCACAGCTTACAGGTTACAACTGCTATAATAATACTAAAGATAAAATAAAAAATTTAAATAAAACAGATGTTCAATCTGTATTTCAAGATATTCCCGATGATTGGGGAATAAAACTAGAAGAAATAGAGAGTTCATTTGAGTTAATATGGGAACAAATGAAACAAATTGAAGGTATTACGATCCAGTTACAGAATGCGTACTCAAAAAGAAAAGGAGGGTAA
- a CDS encoding N-acetylmuramoyl-L-alanine amidase — MTIRSNGGGHGGRQSGSGSNWMDPGAVGNGRREADVVRTITQKMQAIASVASTSDQSATTVNQNLQNQVNAMNSAGNGWAITNHLNAFNGQATGAEVWYWAGNEEARKKAAEVSAAIAKALGIVDRGAKATTSLFVHRNTNSGVNVLLIEWCFIDNANDMRRLDQNMDQAIHAVMNVLGYNTSGSIQATPQTHDQIILASPPKTSGNYVGKLEVFNELVLGTFRIAGWLVPQNGAAYLNQGYIFWMDADNPDVEIGRCKSAGIIRDDVNATYGLPSGLRFGLDGTLDIRKFAGKRVFPMLRRTNDPNGNTINGQTVDIRFPEYVLTIPKR, encoded by the coding sequence ATGACTATTCGTTCAAATGGCGGCGGACACGGCGGACGACAAAGTGGAAGCGGAAGCAACTGGATGGACCCAGGAGCAGTTGGAAATGGTAGACGTGAAGCGGATGTAGTTCGTACGATTACACAAAAAATGCAAGCAATAGCATCTGTAGCTAGTACTAGTGACCAATCAGCAACTACTGTGAATCAAAATTTACAGAATCAAGTGAATGCAATGAATTCAGCCGGTAATGGGTGGGCGATCACAAATCATTTAAATGCGTTCAATGGACAAGCAACTGGTGCAGAAGTTTGGTATTGGGCAGGCAATGAAGAAGCTCGCAAGAAAGCCGCAGAAGTATCCGCAGCAATTGCCAAAGCGTTAGGCATTGTGGACAGAGGAGCGAAAGCAACGACTAGCTTATTTGTCCACAGGAACACGAATAGCGGTGTCAATGTACTATTAATCGAGTGGTGCTTTATCGATAATGCGAATGACATGCGCCGATTAGATCAGAACATGGACCAAGCAATTCATGCGGTGATGAATGTGCTTGGCTACAACACAAGCGGAAGTATTCAAGCGACACCACAGACACATGATCAAATTATTTTAGCGAGCCCACCAAAAACGAGCGGGAACTATGTAGGTAAGTTAGAAGTGTTTAACGAGCTAGTCTTAGGTACATTTCGGATTGCTGGATGGTTGGTTCCGCAAAATGGTGCAGCGTATTTAAATCAAGGATACATCTTCTGGATGGATGCCGACAATCCGGATGTAGAAATTGGACGTTGTAAATCAGCCGGCATTATCAGAGATGATGTGAATGCAACATACGGATTACCTAGTGGCCTGCGATTTGGTTTGGATGGCACACTAGATATCCGAAAATTTGCAGGTAAAAGAGTATTTCCAATGTTACGACGAACAAACGATCCCAACGGAAATACAATCAATGGACAAACAGTCGATATTCGATTTCCTGAGTATGTACTGACGATTCCTAAGCGATGA